Below is a genomic region from Haliotis asinina isolate JCU_RB_2024 chromosome 14, JCU_Hal_asi_v2, whole genome shotgun sequence.
TGTAGGGTAACCTCTTGCGGGTTTCATGGAGATGAGAGATCAAAAACCACAAGTTGTCCCCCTTTGACCATAAGCTGAAGATAAGCACTCAAAATAATATTAGGCAGCCCAAATAGATCATCATTTACAGTTGACATTCATGTGAAAGgttttacattgtaaagaggCTCTAACTGTAATGAAATTATATGTTTAGAAATTACATATGAAGTAACCAGCTTTAGGGGAAAAGTCTTATTACATTActaatttaaaggtcacatgcaccgtaaaacacaactttgcagattctggtacctttcagcatgcacttactgaaacaaatcataacaaatgccaattcaacctataaagttaaaaaaaacgagatgaaaaaaagcccgcgaaatcggagttcaaacgtttcacaaattTCCccaagcgctgggggaaaactggtttcaacaggtGCGCtgtgctgcgtccataacgcatgcgcagtgaataggttcgcggagcttgaaacagtatgcatgcccagagtctgaggttgtgagcagtagtctaatcttggttgtgtacacaaacttTAAATAGTCTACTCataacataaaaaaacttgttgattgtggtaagcagtccctgtcacagagaaagctcagtgtctggtttattcacacctatatgtctgcctgcctgtctgctaaagacaacatgcattacacagcttcaatcattgaccacgtgcaatttgaacttaacacctatacgacatgaagaaaataaattgatttatgactcgtgcacccaaggcccgtctctgccacattatgtaattagacaggtgtgatacacatgacatgtttttatgtctgtgggttgcaaacaaactacattcattttcgtcggatgattggatctgacggaaactggtggaaactcttgtcagtttcaagtcctgctttgtacttggacgaatgacagattccagccatgcagtagtttaccatctctactgagatgatttttgattggatcaagtgcaaattcagagaacatgtattttcaaaacctaacatctctatatacattcttcatggataacgacttcttttagtgtatatgattttgtttgacaacagtgtatgaatccatactgaaacgatgcatcaactGCACAAAAAGAAGcggttatccataaagaatcttactttcttgtgactcgccatacttctaaaatgcccatcaaatagatcatctttctgtacacacaatgaaccctcagcatatcagcaaatgaaccagccaattggaagccgtcattacacttgagtgcacatccactcactatgactgggttcagtctcccgagggcttcgtttcgggagaagtaagcccaagtacaaaatattgcacttttgaatcgcaattgtacgcttataattttgtttatttggttttttagaagcagcaatgcatattatatgtcatgattaagtgataaatgtgttttaactatgtttgattttttggttgcatgtgacctttaaccaattacaaagatgaaaatatttcttttgggTTATCAAGGATGACAAAATTTGGGAGGAAATTTGCTTCTTCTGATAATAATATGAATATCACTTTAAAGCCATACAGAAATGCACCAGAGCCAAAATCACAGTATAGAGAAGTACCCCAGGACAAGTCCAGGACTGCCATACTATTGTATGAGATTTCTTCGATTGCTTTTTACATGAAAGGagcaaacacagttttgaataTTTGCAGTGTGGTGTAGCTGAgctgattccccacatgggtacaatgtgtgagggtgATTCATGGTGCCAGTTTGGGAAATAGTTgccaaattttgctagccagtcatagtagctatgcctgaaagttataGGCCCACAAAATTCTTCACAAgcctgaaatttgaatgtagaaactgaGCAAAAGATTACACAAATATGTACCCAAGCAGGGTGGGTCTAACAACATAACACTAAATTCAGCGTGTGTCCAGTTCATCTTGTATTTCATCAGTAACTTCTGTGTGATGAAGCATATGgagcagggcctagattttcaaagctgtcttagtgctaaggtggtcgtaagtaccatacattaacataacttacgattatcttagcactaagagagcttcgaaaatctaggcccagccTCCCAGTTTAgcttctctctctctgtgtgctCTCACAACCTGTCTTAAACTTCCATGCTCCCTCCCTCTCTGTTATCAGTAGATCTTTATCTCTTGAGCATTGATGAGGCGAGTCGTGTCCTGAGTGCCTTAAGCTAACCCCAGACCGCAAGTATCTATAGCTTTATCCAAAACACTAGCCCATGTGTCTTTAAGGAATCTCCCCATTGCCTTAAGTATTTAGAGAAACATAAATCTTAAACACACTGTCAAAAGTAGatgagaataagatattgtcggcatgacacaggtttcatcattaagctgttaATCTGATGAAATTTTTGTCAGGCcttaatcttgcatgatttaagaGTGTATTATAATTTAACAAGTCCGAGAGACAGTGATATAGTtgcaaaatgaccccatgaaaatcaCTAGCCAGTTGGGCAAGTGACTATAGAGATTTTACTTTGTCTCCTCAGTGATACTGAtctaatattactaaaagtgctGTAAAACCTTACGTACTCACTGTATGATGGGTGCGCTGAGTTCCAATCCTAGACAACTCCCGTACACATTTCATCCATGTTTGTTCCAGTGGTGACAGGAAGCAGTGAGGGAATTGGCCGTGCTTATGCACAGGAACTGGCAAGTCGGGGCCTCAACATTGTCCTCATCAGCAGGGGCGAGAAGAGACTAGAAAAGGCAGCTACAGAGATAGGTAAGGCTACGGGAGGACCAGTCCTCGCCACAGAGGACTGAAGGGTGAAGGGGTAGGCAAGAGACCCTACTCCCCTGGAGAAATCTCCAGTTGTATGTGTCTTAAGACATCTTCAtgagacaagggagataactgactGTGAAAGTCCAGTTTCACCTTTGATGAGCAGGGCTGAAAGTGTGTGGCTGAAAGCCATGCTGTCAGTGACTGTTATGAGCTATGCTACTTCTATATCGCTCCAAATGACCAATGACGATGACCTGATCTTGTGATGCTTGAAACATTTATTGAAAATGAATGGCTCTTATCTTATAAACTGCATCATGTGCTCTAAACATCTCGAATAAAGATAAGAAATCGTTGTCATTGCCCAGTTTATTATACACATGCTCTGCCATCAGCCAAAATCACATGGCACTTGCCTGTTTGGGTATAAACTTGATCTTAGATATGATATGCAGTTTTGATTAGACTTTTGATTTACTTGTTAGTCAAGTCAAGTTTTAACTCCATTATCATAGCATAATGTATAAACATAGAAACAAGAATAAGGAATTTTTAAATTACCATGTTAGAATTTTGACCGACTTGGGTCTGAATATCGCCCTATACAGGCTGGATGAGTGTCAATATGGTAGACATCTTTAGCAGTGGATTGGAGGATGCTGAGTTTCCTCCCTTCAGTGTTCAGACTCACTGGCTTGATCGATTGCACGTGTCATCGTTATCATATCCCAAATGCTTAggttgatggtcatgctgttgatcattggattgtctggttcagactcgattattaacagaccgctaccatataACAGACATTTTGCTGAGAGCAGCGTTTAACAACAGTACAACAAACATGGCCTGATGATTTATGAGATGCCATGATATACTAGTATCTTAACACTGTAGTATGCCAACTCTTGTTACAGCGGAGCAGTTTCATGTGGAGACTTGCTACATTGCTGTGGACTTCAACAATACCACCGACACATATAAGAAAATTGAAGCGAGAATTAAAGATAAGACTATTGGAATATTAGGTGAGGTTTGATAATCAAAATGTCAGTGAAACATTTATtaacattaatatatattttgtggaTCTCTGTTCTGAATCATTATGTGATGAACTGAATAGCTCCATAGTGCGCTGTCTAGTTttagtgagttgacattatCTCATCAAGTAGaatgtaaaacccaactcactcatttttaaTAACAGGGAGTTAATATCACTTGTATGTATTTTCTTCAAGCTCATGAATCATTGTAAGGTAATATTGTCTTTTCTACTCTGATGTAATACTTCTACTcttattgctgtgtttcatgaAAGTTATCAAAAATGGTTTGTAATTGTTTTTCTAGACTTAATTTAGCTGAACATATATGACATATCACCATGTGTAGTGAGTGCAACAGCACGTATAAGACAAGCCCCCTCTGTGGTATATTCCTGAATACCAAAGAAGTGGAAAATACCTGAATTTGTCCATATACCATGACAATTACTTAAGTGTCTCATGCAAAGAATACAAAATGATTAAAACACagatatcacttattcatgatctATAAAATGCATTCCTGATTAAgataaaacaaacagaacagaatcactgaagataaaaagtgcaatattttcttcttgggtttacctccctcgaaacgaagcagtcgCGATACCAAACCCGgtcagagccggtgggtgtgcactcaagtgtaacgaaacTTTTTCagtggccactggttcatttgctgatacgcttagCCAGCTCTATggttatggcttataagcccgagAGGTGTTAGTTTCAAACTGGATGTTGTcgatgattgaagttgtgcattgcatattgacATTAGCAGACAGCCAGGCagacgtgtagatgtgtagatgtgaataaaccagacattgagttttctctgggACAGCGTCTgattatcacaatcaacatgtgtttttatgtaacatgtagattatttacttgtttgtttacacaACTACGGTTAGACTACTGCTTACTTGTTTCGGGACTTGCTTGTGAGTCTATTCACTGAGCATGCATTACGAGCACAgcacagcatagctgttgaaacgaCTTTTTCCCCCAACGCTGGGGGAAAGTTAGTATGCTGGGGGAATTGCACTTTCGCTCGTAAATTTACTTTCCCCAAAAATGTCCATCGAAGCTTTTCTTGATCACTAATAATTGCGACAGAACCAGTCAACTCAGTGCTCATGCTGAGTAGAACATTACTGCTTCTGATACTTGACAATCATTTCCTGCATAAGGACGATAAAACATCATCTACTAGTACAAGGAAACCTAATACAGTTACATATGGCCAACGACAGTAATGGGACTAGGACTGAGGAATTAACAATAATACAAACGAATGCTGCTGCCTGGTAAAGGATTTTCCTACCCATTTTTAAACCAGGTAGCAAGTGCTTGCTACTTGCTAAACCCATTTATTTCAAGCACCGACaatattcagaatatttttcttttcagtAAATAATGTGGGTGTCATGTACGACTATCCTCAATACTTCCTCGATGTTCCCCGTGAAGTAAGTATGAGAGGTTAAAATGAACAACagtttgtgtttgacagtgtgaCTCTCAAGACAAACTTGACAAAACGGAACACAATCTCTTGGTATCAGTGAAGATTTGGCTGTAAATATGTATGGTTCCGTTTAGTTTTGTGGGTTGTTTTTACCTGAGTTTACATGAACCATCAATAACAACCTCTCAGAATTGTTTGGCAGTGTTATGTAAAAGATCACGATGACAAATGTTGGAAGTGTATAGTAAGCCAACATTACGTATGCTCTCTGAAAGAGTGAgcaagtatagttttacacggcttttagcaatatttcagaagcaTCACGGCAGGGGGCATgtgtactcatgtgaggaatcgaacccaggacttATGAGCAACTGCTCAGTTCATGCCGATCTGTCAGTTGTAACGCGAAGTGTATGAAGCCGCTGAATGAAAATTTTGAGGTCGTTGCTCTGAAATATACTATAGTATTCAACATCAGTTACGTTTTCTACTCTCCGAATTTTGTATCAATTTTGTAACTTCACATTTCATTATTCAATGATTATCAGCAGTGTCTGCAAAATAGATTCAAGGAGGTGTCATCGTCAAATCAGCTGCTAACACGTTGACTGCCTATCACGAGAATACTTGTAGTATCAATTCTGTTCAAAATTGCCACTATGACTTATCTCGTAGCTACGTCAGTGGTatattaaaacaaatttcacatgttggcaaaacAGGCACAAGAATCAATCATCTACTGGTGGTAACAAAGAATGATTGCTTCTTGAtttgaaaaatatctgaaatagCAATTATTGTGTAAGCCTTGACATAGGTCATCCTGTGAATATTGTTATCAAATAGTCTTCATTCAGTCCATGGTCAGTAACAGTGTATAAATCTTGTATCGTTTCAGCGCCTGTGGCAGCTAATTAATGTTAACGTGGCAGCAGCAACCATGGTATGTATACTACACCTCCAGTGTACTGGGGGAAATACAGTTGCATACTACTGGCACACAAGGATATGTTGAGCACTGACCTGACAACTGACCTGTATCAGGACGTATGAGAGCTGGTGATTTGCCATTATGAGCAAAGGGGACCCAGGTTGTCTGCAGTTACTACACTGACCATGTGAGAGTTTTATGAGCAAGGCATGGGCAGCTACACAaagaatcaatttcatcaacATGCCCCGTACATGGCTTTGCTCTTTGCCATGCACTGCCTCCTTCTCATAAACGCATTCTCTTCGccggtccaacttatccttgtttgccagtagaacTTTGTGTTTGTTCTCACATCAATCTAAGATGTCTTGATGGAGTTCAAAAATGGAaactgttttgattttttttcagaattaattcCCTTGTCATGCATTTCTTGACTTAATGCACTGTATCCCCAAAGGGACCAGGTTTGCTCAGTAAGTGTTGTAGACAGGCAAaccaaatgtatatattttcaggaCATGAATGTTATGGTGGGAACAGAACACTGTTCCAGGAGATATTGATGACCACgtctttttgttgttattaCTGATATCTTCTACTTTTTCATATTTCAGATGACGCACATGATTCTTCCTCAAATGGTACAAAGGTATGTGAGGATGGAAAAAAGGTTGTATCAATGGTAGCTGCAGACTTAAACTCACAATTTGAAGTGTGACATTTCATTTCCTCTACACTTCTGAAGAGCAGGAAGCTATCATGGCcctgatttcttgaaacaaacttcaGTTTTTAGTCAAATCTCAAACTTGAgattcacaatttgaaacagctgaatttttaagtcaagtatatttttgaaatataaatgcccaaacaacttaagtaatctctatccaccaaactcaaattgtctaTTATAGTTTGAGTTTTATACTGATTTCAGGTCATTCTGTGAAATGTTTTTTCATAAATTTGAGTAAAACTCAAATTTTAGTCataactcagacttaagtttgtttttagaaattGAGGCCTGGTCTGTTTTgacattgtgtttgttgtgtataTCTGTGGGACCATATTGTCAAGATATATGTACATCTTTAAGATAATTGTTTTACACAAGATGATTTATAAGATTGTTGGTTCAGAGGTTCTTTATTATGGAGAGTCACTGGTGGCGCAGTTGTACAAGTTTCTGTTAGTTATGTGTACCAAAAACACAAGTTTCAGTGTTTGTGAGCAGAATACCTATACTTATGATTTGATCAAATTGAGTGTGTCTACTACTGCATTGAGCAAACTTGCTGCTATAACACACTTACTCATTGCTAGTGTCATGGTACTTATGTTATTTTATATTCCAGACAGAAAGGTGCTGTTGTCATGGTATCGTCTGGTGCCTGCTCACAGATCACTCCTCAGATGACAGTGTATGCTGCTACCAAGGTAGGGAGCAACTTCCTGTACAACGCTGTGGCCCATTGCCATGACATTGTTGTGTTCCTTATAACCATGACAGAGTTGTGTCTCTTATAACCATGACAGAGTTGTGTCTCTTATAACCATGACAGAGTTGTGTCTCTTATAACCACGACAGAGTTGTGTCTCTTATAACCACGACAGAGTTGTGTCTCTTATAACCACGACAGAGTTGTGTCTCTTATAACCACGACAGAGTTGTGTCTCTTATAACCACGACAGAGTTGTGTCTCTTATAACCATGACAGAGTTGTGTCTCTTATAACCACGACAGAGTTGTGTCTCTTATAACCATGACAGAGTCGTGTCCCTTATAACCACGACAGAGTTGTGTCTCTTATAACCATGACAGAGTTGTGTCTCTTATAACCATGACAGAGTTGTGTCTCTTATAACCATGACAGAGTTGTGTCTCTTATAACCATGACAGAGTTGTGTCTCTTATAACCATGACAGAGTCGTGTcccttaactcattaaggccgagagtcgcatatatgcggcaaattaattagcttctcacagcgagagccgtgtattgggggtaataaaaagcacctcttatttagcgagagccgcatattgggggttatgaaaagcacctctcattcagcgagagccgcgtattgggggttttacattttatattCGTACATTACCtttaatttcaatcaatttagcagtaatgatcaaagattagcctttcttactagagagattactttctgtgttaatcagaagaactattaatgtgttttgataacaattgcttgcaatgttgggggcttatacaggcaaatgaacacatgtctgcgagaaaagggattatgagatgttgttacaggaggtacgtgtttgttactcgtcattgggagtgaatactaagatactatgtttgcacattgattgaattaacggtgacaaggttaagcaaaaccttcttctaaattaaatcattcattcattcattgtaatagttcatataatgaatcgtagacataaatagcaatactgtattacactcatgttcgtgtagatttgaaataaaccaagttactaatttagacctaattcatttgcgactattgattttgaaagttgacaataatacataatcgaatatgaagtgataactcttgcatctactcataatatacgtatatagtacacataaaccatacaaaggtaactggggtattttgttcaagctgtttcatgcttatttgaaatgtgatttttcaatgcaatttacataagcattgtgtaagaaacgtttgtatttgatctctgtaattatcttatcctgtgtaatgaacatgtgtatcagatccatcgtcagtaaaaggaggagaatatatcagttacggaattgatgcgtataatcattcaatcagacaccactaaatatatgaacacctctttcaacctcaaaataacagcctctggtcgaatgcatgtccagataaacttgtcctgtgacaagtgtaaaacaaacttatgcgctgttacatcattggacaacctgttttgtggagtcacgcccattgccaatcttctgaacctcgtttgctttcaaaacaaatataagtatgcccatcttcataaatatttggggagattcaactacaagtgtatacatcacaataaatcagtatcgtgttactttttttaattctataatacatgtacttgaattatgatatttattcataacaatgtacagattatattgaaatgttcagcaagccattatgtttgatgtacaagtagtgtgcgcaaaaagtatacgcaaataaatactatctctactcaatgattggattgggttatccggggtaaaaataatcagattgtggcgctttgagcgcttagaaaaaaaataaacttgtcaaagtgcttgttagtcctacgtgtacatttcaggcatccttacgattatgtatgttcacgatacacaaagtttttcatgatagctagagttgataaagccgaaatctagcatatcgattggtcaacgatctaaccaatagtcaatctgtatccaagctgtctagtgaccgaacatactcttcagaaatttagcccacgccccatcacctgtcatttccaatgtgacaggtatctcatgatacgattggtcatagataacaaatcagggactatattgaacagttaagatacaaaacgtcctattcgggaactttgatgacgcccatcccatgaccctttgtcttatgtatgtgcaaggaatagcattatacaatatgtatgcatgtatgttcgtatattttctgcgttaaatctagatgaaccaaagcggcaaactgaatctgttatatgtaagtcacagaccagcttattagtactttccttaaaatattcagtatacactagcaatgtgtcagcaaaaacgcttctttcatagattattatgcatgtgcgtaaattcgtctttactgccattgacatagatgttttgaacaatttaatctctcacaatgatatgagagggacatcatttggtttaagtatgtcttacatacaatgaaacggactggcaaacgtcgagacatcaaatgcagatgttcaagctgtgatgtgtttttgtgcgttgactgttttgaggcctaccataaagacttgttccaaggacgataacgctttatgcactagttctgttgtacaaatggtacagtataccattcttgtcagttgttgggcacaatgtgtgaagcccgcgcgatactgctggaatatagctaaaatcgctgtaaaactaaattcactcattctcttcaattgttgcatttcagttgttattcttttacatgtccaaaatactaagacatgtgtgttcaccatctgagaacgaatacactcatcatagtgtcagtctactcccatatgtcttatgtgtttctttcatacatcattacagtaactgatgttatgtttacaatacacaaattgttgcatgatagttgatacagccgaaacacaacatagccattggtcaacgataaagacaataatcaatctctaccatatcactttgagtgtccaaacgtgctcttcagaaatttaggccacgccccatcaccttgcccttcctatgtgacaggttctcacgatacgattggtcaaagtatcagccattataatgagtaactgagatataatgcgttacattcgggatattttatcccttcacatgacgggaagctttgtttagcatcgagtaatgataaatgtatcatgcagtatgtatgtgtatgaatggtgatgtatgtttgcagcgttaagttaagatgaacaaagtgacaaactataaatctctatatgttccatgttacttacacacctattgatactttccttgaaatagtctaGACGATTATAATACAAGCCCCCCTATTTTTAAACTCTattgtaaataatatattataattcagtccatatgatgagagagacaggaggaatttgtatatttgttcatctcgtacgtacaaagaccgcgtatgtgttgataaaaatacagcacacactggcaaaggggtatgagagacacaggtaataaattacatgaaatgctgtaatatggcctctttcccatttacatctttacgacacaattaaataatcagtacttgtttgtgagactagacagtttcctgtcatatccgagacctgccagggaaatcaggcatgattaacACTAATTAGCCttgtcgcagcaatcaggcagtcagcgagaggtgccaggtgttgggcagtggagtgGCTCCAGGGCTAAATGAGTTAAAACCATGACAGAGTCATGTCCCTTAGCCatgacagagttgtgtccctcaGCTttgacagagttgtgtccctcaGCCAtggcagagttgtgtcccttagccATGGCAGAATTGTGTCCCTTAGCTATGACAGAGTTGTGTCACTTAGCCATTACAGCGTTTTGTCCCGTAGCCTTGACAGCAGCTTTTGTCGTTCGTGGAACATACTTTCAGGTTCTGTACCATGTTGTGTTTCATTCATGATCTACACAGAGCACTGTAACACGTTGCTGTTTCAGAGTTTTCTCGACTATTTTGCTCGATCTCTTAACTATGAGTACAAAGACAAAGGCATCATCATACAGTCCCTGATGCCATTTTATGTTGCAACGAGAATGACCCGTTACAGCGAGACTTTGTCCAACACCAACCTCTTCATTCCCACGGCATCAGTGTACGCTCGTAACGCCATCAAGACACTAGGATACACGGCACGGACATCAGGCTATCTGCCACATGCCTTCCAGGTGACTGTCACTCAGAAGCATGATCATCATGAGGACATGACCTCTACAACCATATACAGgatatttacataaataacaCGTAAATGTGTATGCTTGAGTCTGTTCT
It encodes:
- the LOC137261123 gene encoding inactive hydroxysteroid dehydrogenase-like protein 1, with translation MAAVDSFQLLLKEILKTCSHLRDAFAILGALYTARKAIRLTRCLLSVVNDHVLSQLGGQWDLRKEFGPWAVVTGSSEGIGRAYAQELASRGLNIVLISRGEKRLEKAATEIAEQFHVETCYIAVDFNNTTDTYKKIEARIKDKTIGILVNNVGVMYDYPQYFLDVPRERLWQLINVNVAAATMMTHMILPQMVQRQKGAVVMVSSGACSQITPQMTVYAATKSFLDYFARSLNYEYKDKGIIIQSLMPFYVATRMTRYSETLSNTNLFIPTASVYARNAIKTLGYTARTSGYLPHAFQSWLCNLIPEWQWMWGASRLNTALREQALRRRPLQIHESPSDQSLDSSTPT